The following proteins are encoded in a genomic region of Acidobacteriota bacterium:
- a CDS encoding AAA family ATPase, which translates to MSLRRSKQTPVKLEAAGIYGYEDIESVILASLVTADPLLLIGNCGTGKTFLLNSPSEALGLEHRHYNASLISFDDLVGFPFPAAEGSRIEYLQTPATVWGAESVLIDEISRCKPEHQNRLFSLVQERRVQGIKLDKLIYRWAAMNPCGLEQNGDSYEGSEPLDQALADRFAFVVEVPDWDEMSDKTHRAIACADEQTERPGFSSALRSQLESWRTAYSCMTARPDDRTVDYCLIVANELGRAGFRISPRRVRQLVKNIAALLAVRGNRREEKSFEMALTWSLPQRAWGVQISEHVIRSAHRTAWDSASLSGKQKWLNEFHLERRFPAKINRLVTGCPDPDTGTLAVTQLLANESKERAALFAYAVYPAALAGALNIGSEGVSDLGKAATAVIDVDWELKWKESQADANGRNRDWVRLQKLLDPMSGKRRERAAQLYNYLYINDMSPDDPVAVEEELNECVTYLSSLGL; encoded by the coding sequence ATGTCACTAAGAAGATCTAAACAAACGCCCGTGAAACTCGAAGCTGCGGGCATCTATGGTTACGAGGATATCGAATCCGTAATTCTCGCGTCCTTGGTCACGGCCGACCCTTTATTGCTCATCGGCAACTGCGGTACGGGCAAGACCTTTTTACTTAACAGCCCGTCTGAGGCCTTGGGCCTCGAACATCGTCACTACAACGCCAGTCTGATCAGTTTTGACGATCTGGTAGGTTTTCCGTTTCCTGCGGCCGAGGGTTCGCGGATCGAGTACCTGCAGACGCCCGCGACGGTCTGGGGAGCGGAGTCGGTACTTATCGACGAGATCAGCCGATGCAAGCCGGAGCACCAGAACCGGCTGTTTTCTCTGGTTCAGGAGCGGCGGGTCCAAGGCATCAAACTCGACAAGCTGATCTACCGCTGGGCCGCCATGAATCCGTGCGGGCTGGAGCAGAACGGGGACTCTTACGAGGGATCTGAGCCCCTCGATCAAGCCCTTGCTGACAGATTTGCATTTGTTGTCGAGGTGCCGGACTGGGACGAGATGAGCGATAAGACTCATCGGGCGATCGCCTGTGCTGACGAACAGACAGAACGGCCCGGATTCTCATCAGCCTTGCGATCCCAACTTGAGTCCTGGCGAACGGCCTACAGTTGTATGACGGCCAGGCCGGACGACCGGACAGTCGACTACTGCCTCATAGTCGCAAACGAACTTGGCCGGGCCGGATTCAGGATCTCTCCACGAAGAGTCAGGCAGTTGGTCAAGAACATCGCCGCGCTTCTGGCCGTACGAGGCAACCGCCGCGAGGAAAAGTCGTTCGAAATGGCTCTTACGTGGAGCTTGCCCCAAAGGGCCTGGGGCGTCCAGATATCGGAACACGTCATCCGTTCGGCCCACCGGACGGCCTGGGACTCGGCGAGCCTTAGCGGAAAACAAAAGTGGTTGAACGAATTTCATCTCGAACGGCGTTTTCCGGCGAAGATCAACCGGCTCGTGACAGGATGCCCGGATCCCGACACAGGAACGCTCGCCGTAACCCAACTGCTCGCAAATGAATCCAAGGAACGGGCCGCACTGTTTGCCTACGCGGTTTATCCGGCTGCCCTCGCCGGCGCGCTGAACATCGGCAGCGAGGGCGTTTCGGATCTTGGAAAGGCAGCGACAGCGGTGATCGATGTCGATTGGGAACTCAAGTGGAAGGAATCCCAGGCAGATGCGAACGGCCGGAATCGCGACTGGGTGCGGTTACAGAAACTTCTGGACCCGATGTCGGGGAAGCGAAGGGAGAGGGCGGCCCAGCTCTATAACTATCTGTATATCAACGACATGTCACCGGACGATCCGGTCGCCGTGGAGGAGGAATTGAACGAATGCGTAACGTATCTATCGTCACTGGGCCTGTAG
- a CDS encoding VWA domain-containing protein, which yields MRRGTTQIYLDVSGSMNHEMDALVTLIWRLRRHIRLPFWAFSDTVEPAEIRDGRLVTSTTGGTSMDAVLQHIAETRPGKAVVITDGYIEECDPGLLQAISGQDVRAIVSRDGSPAELERAGIPHLQLGRFGYDQNS from the coding sequence GTGCGGCGCGGAACGACGCAGATCTACCTCGACGTCAGCGGTTCGATGAACCATGAGATGGATGCTCTTGTCACGCTCATCTGGCGGCTCCGGCGGCATATCAGGCTGCCATTCTGGGCGTTCAGCGACACGGTTGAACCGGCCGAGATCAGAGACGGCCGCCTTGTCACGTCCACTACGGGCGGCACATCGATGGACGCAGTGTTGCAGCATATCGCCGAGACACGCCCTGGCAAGGCAGTAGTAATCACCGACGGGTACATCGAGGAATGCGACCCGGGCCTGCTCCAGGCAATCAGCGGACAGGACGTCCGGGCGATCGTCTCGAGGGACGGCTCACCGGCTGAACTCGAACGTGCCGGTATCCCTCATTTACAGCTTGGGCGGTTTGGATATGATCAGAACAGCTGA
- a CDS encoding methionine adenosyltransferase domain-containing protein — protein MIRTAEAVLDGHPDKFCDILADAIIAEGYKADPGCYAQIEAGVWSDAVWLSGVMVTSKPIRKTVEQIVREVGKRIGYVTGNHIDAMKYRILNEICFISDDPNPYTAVIHDQSIVIGWAGYDRKTNFLPPEQFLVHELRRDLIASLKNGPLDGEGPDGKFLVIIRESGGEFILEDVVVTLQHRRTTGLRELRAGEEKVFAASYAKIRQGDSRWAAEWGAVRILVNPNGELIAGGSDGDNGQTGRKLVMDHYGPRVPIGGGALAGKDFAHIDRLGAYAARNAAVKAVESGAAECKITLVYAPGKNEPLDVIYDMSGSGKVFGKERFGYERMKKEYPYVPTKLAGSGVFSTF, from the coding sequence ATGATCAGAACAGCTGAGGCGGTGCTCGACGGGCACCCCGACAAATTCTGCGACATTCTGGCGGACGCGATAATTGCCGAAGGGTACAAGGCGGATCCGGGTTGTTACGCCCAGATCGAGGCCGGCGTATGGTCGGACGCAGTCTGGCTTTCGGGAGTAATGGTCACAAGTAAGCCGATCCGGAAGACGGTCGAACAGATCGTTCGCGAGGTCGGCAAGAGGATCGGTTATGTAACCGGCAATCACATAGACGCCATGAAATACCGAATCCTTAATGAGATCTGTTTCATTAGCGACGATCCCAACCCTTACACCGCCGTTATCCACGACCAATCGATCGTCATCGGGTGGGCAGGATACGACAGGAAGACCAACTTCCTACCGCCGGAGCAGTTTCTGGTCCACGAGTTACGGCGTGATCTAATAGCATCGCTCAAGAACGGGCCGCTCGACGGTGAGGGGCCGGACGGCAAGTTCCTGGTGATCATTCGGGAAAGCGGCGGCGAGTTCATACTCGAGGACGTGGTTGTCACGCTGCAGCATAGGCGAACAACCGGCCTTCGTGAACTCAGAGCGGGAGAGGAAAAGGTGTTCGCAGCGTCTTATGCGAAGATCCGACAAGGGGACTCAAGATGGGCCGCAGAGTGGGGGGCGGTCCGTATCCTTGTCAACCCTAACGGTGAACTGATCGCGGGCGGCAGCGATGGCGACAACGGCCAGACGGGCAGGAAGCTGGTGATGGACCATTATGGCCCGCGTGTTCCGATCGGCGGCGGTGCTCTGGCCGGCAAGGACTTTGCCCACATCGACCGCCTCGGGGCATACGCCGCCCGGAACGCTGCAGTCAAGGCCGTGGAGAGCGGTGCCGCGGAGTGTAAGATCACACTCGTTTACGCACCTGGTAAGAATGAACCGCTCGATGTGATCTACGATATGAGCGGATCGGGCAAGGTGTTTGGGAAGGAGCGTTTTGGGTACGAAAGAATGAAAAAAGAATACCCTTATGTTCCGACCAAACTAGCCGGATCAGGCGTTTTTAGTACTTTTTAG
- a CDS encoding bifunctional (p)ppGpp synthetase/guanosine-3',5'-bis(diphosphate) 3'-pyrophosphohydrolase, which translates to MNNIWQQEKYLNACKFAAEAHNGQLVPGTDLPYLVHLSLVSMEVIAAIGTDDRYEADLAMQCAWLHDTIEDTKTSYDDIADNFGAEVARGVQALTKDKRLTKTDQMPDSLKWIKTQPKEVWVVKMADRITNLQPPPPKWSQEKIAKYRIEALLIHAELKEANEMLADRLYEKAEAYKAFIKSI; encoded by the coding sequence ATGAATAATATTTGGCAACAAGAAAAATATCTTAACGCGTGCAAATTCGCCGCCGAGGCACACAATGGCCAACTGGTGCCCGGCACCGACTTGCCTTATCTCGTCCACCTCAGCCTCGTCAGCATGGAAGTGATCGCGGCGATCGGCACGGACGACAGATACGAAGCAGATCTCGCGATGCAATGTGCTTGGCTGCACGACACGATCGAAGACACAAAAACGTCCTACGACGACATTGCCGATAACTTTGGTGCCGAGGTTGCTCGGGGGGTGCAGGCCCTGACTAAGGACAAGAGATTAACGAAGACAGACCAAATGCCGGACAGTTTGAAATGGATCAAAACGCAGCCAAAAGAAGTCTGGGTCGTAAAGATGGCGGATCGGATCACCAATCTGCAACCTCCTCCGCCCAAATGGTCCCAGGAAAAAATCGCCAAATACCGAATAGAGGCGCTGTTGATCCACGCCGAACTAAAGGAAGCTAACGAAATGCTGGCGGATCGCCTTTATGAGAAGGCAGAAGCCTACAAGGCATTTATCAAGTCAATATGA
- a CDS encoding histidine phosphatase family protein, translating to MAMPNNLVIVRHGHSEGNLAVDLGKKGDDSLFTPGFRETPGHQWRLTDDGVEQAGTAGEWIKSEISERFDRYYVSPFVRTRETAGLLGLPDAEWRVDQRLRERDWGEIGSMPRAEFKAKYSQSAFLKKIDALYWRPPSGESIADVRLRVRSFFDTLHRECEGQSVIVVTHGEFMSAARAALEYMSDEEWMFADSDPDQKIRNTHVYHYSRQDPETDSPQKYLSWVRKVCPWRDEGEAVWKTIVRRRFSNEELLQQVSGIGPILVSSVANPKETAFEFVHLPETPWTTYFEAFPVNPMSGEYKLVPVDELILTKGPENDVRVTNRLSPVERAHRFMADLVNGVPGAGKRAPIEVRSNANGTYSVVDGNATTAVAKILGWKELPVHVIEDQAPAGTSDFNDEE from the coding sequence ATGGCAATGCCAAATAATCTGGTGATTGTCCGCCACGGACATTCAGAGGGCAACCTGGCGGTCGATCTAGGCAAGAAAGGCGATGATAGTTTGTTCACGCCCGGGTTTCGAGAGACGCCGGGGCACCAGTGGAGGTTAACAGACGATGGAGTTGAGCAAGCCGGTACGGCTGGCGAATGGATCAAGTCCGAAATCAGCGAGCGGTTTGATCGATACTACGTGTCGCCATTTGTCCGGACCCGGGAAACAGCTGGCCTGCTTGGGCTCCCTGATGCGGAGTGGCGAGTCGACCAGCGGTTGAGGGAACGTGATTGGGGAGAGATAGGGTCGATGCCGCGAGCCGAGTTCAAGGCTAAGTACAGCCAGAGTGCGTTTTTGAAAAAGATCGATGCACTCTATTGGCGGCCTCCGTCAGGTGAATCGATCGCGGATGTGCGGTTGCGAGTAAGATCGTTCTTCGATACTCTCCACCGGGAATGCGAAGGACAGAGCGTGATAGTGGTAACGCACGGTGAATTTATGTCTGCGGCACGGGCCGCTCTCGAGTACATGAGTGACGAGGAATGGATGTTTGCGGACAGTGACCCGGACCAGAAGATCCGCAATACCCACGTTTATCATTATTCCCGACAAGATCCCGAGACTGACTCGCCCCAGAAGTACTTAAGTTGGGTTAGAAAGGTCTGTCCCTGGCGAGACGAAGGAGAAGCCGTTTGGAAGACGATAGTTCGAAGGCGGTTCTCGAACGAAGAACTTCTACAACAGGTCAGCGGTATCGGTCCGATTCTAGTTTCGTCGGTTGCGAACCCAAAGGAAACTGCTTTCGAGTTTGTTCACCTCCCGGAAACACCTTGGACAACCTACTTCGAGGCATTCCCTGTAAATCCCATGTCGGGCGAATACAAGTTAGTGCCGGTGGACGAACTGATCCTGACGAAGGGGCCCGAAAATGACGTTAGGGTGACGAACCGTTTGAGCCCGGTAGAACGAGCCCATCGGTTTATGGCAGATTTGGTGAACGGAGTACCCGGAGCCGGAAAAAGGGCCCCGATCGAAGTCCGGTCCAACGCAAACGGCACCTATTCGGTGGTCGACGGCAACGCCACAACAGCAGTAGCCAAAATTCTGGGTTGGAAGGAATTGCCGGTTCATGTCATTGAGGATCAAGCACCCGCGGGGACTTCTGATTTCAACGATGAGGAATAA
- a CDS encoding endonuclease/exonuclease/phosphatase family protein has protein sequence MRLKTLQWNIGGGRIYKSGADPLDPASYSEDGIDSIVELIRREDPDVITLQETHEAGDNSQPGIIASALGYRFWLNHTTGSSFIDTSMHIGQAVISRYPIISSSFLPFTNPKFEVLKDGELIRSKNGGLTTCIVELSAGVRAQIRTFHMVPFHFFGVDLKAQAALDALSEVDICLTSDTARRAIFQGDFNINSATMREYFPRLFAAGCVEIVQTDPSTPKGKSLDHIIYKGLLMESTRVINQCRTDHFPIVAEFRENRRQ, from the coding sequence ATGAGACTCAAAACACTTCAATGGAATATCGGCGGCGGACGCATTTACAAGAGCGGTGCGGACCCGCTCGATCCGGCTTCATATTCCGAAGACGGCATCGACTCAATCGTTGAACTGATCAGACGCGAGGATCCGGACGTGATTACGCTCCAGGAAACCCATGAAGCGGGCGATAATTCACAACCCGGAATCATTGCGAGTGCTCTCGGATACAGATTCTGGCTAAACCATACGACGGGCAGTTCATTCATCGACACATCGATGCATATTGGGCAGGCCGTCATTTCGAGGTATCCGATAATATCGAGCAGTTTTTTGCCGTTTACAAATCCTAAGTTCGAGGTGCTTAAGGATGGTGAGTTGATCCGTTCAAAAAACGGCGGGCTGACGACTTGCATTGTCGAGTTGTCTGCCGGCGTTCGGGCTCAGATAAGGACCTTCCACATGGTTCCGTTTCACTTTTTCGGCGTCGATCTGAAAGCTCAGGCGGCCCTTGATGCTTTGAGCGAAGTTGATATTTGCCTAACATCGGATACCGCAAGGCGGGCAATATTTCAAGGAGACTTCAATATCAATTCAGCGACAATGAGAGAGTACTTTCCCAGGTTGTTCGCGGCTGGCTGCGTTGAAATCGTACAGACCGACCCAAGTACTCCTAAGGGTAAGTCACTCGACCACATTATCTACAAGGGGCTGTTAATGGAAAGCACCCGTGTAATCAACCAATGTCGAACTGATCACTTTCCGATCGTAGCAGAATTCCGAGAAAACAGACGACAGTGA
- the dndA gene encoding cysteine desulfurase DndA has product MIYLDCNATTPLEPAVKDIVMYFLTEEFGNSGSRTHEFGMRAQRAVENARAQVAAVVASEVSEVVFTSGATESNNIAILGLAQFGAETGKLHIVSTSIEHKAVLEPLHQLREQGFEVTIVDPDRNGIVSADRICANVREDTLLVSVMHVNNETGAIQPIGEISEQLKGRSAFFHVDAAQGFGKEIPTLKNPRIDLISISGHKIYAPKGVGALIARRRGYNRLPIRPLMFGGGQERGLRPGTLPVHLLAGLGLASELAAKNWQKRITHCEEFKQHLLTELLPLNPRINGVAESTMPNAINLSFPGIDSEALMVALKSNMAISNGSACTSHSYQPSHVLKAMGLKEDEIKGAIRISWCHMSEHPDWTQVKLLIQSYFD; this is encoded by the coding sequence ATGATCTATCTTGATTGCAACGCTACAACTCCGCTCGAACCCGCTGTAAAGGACATTGTTATGTATTTTTTGACTGAGGAATTCGGCAACTCAGGTAGCAGAACGCATGAGTTTGGCATGCGGGCTCAACGGGCCGTCGAAAACGCTCGGGCTCAAGTTGCGGCGGTCGTTGCCAGTGAAGTTTCGGAAGTCGTGTTCACGAGTGGTGCAACCGAGAGTAATAACATCGCGATTCTTGGGCTGGCTCAGTTTGGGGCGGAGACGGGAAAATTGCATATCGTTAGTACGTCAATTGAACATAAAGCGGTACTAGAGCCCCTGCACCAACTAAGGGAGCAAGGATTCGAAGTTACGATCGTCGATCCCGATCGCAACGGAATAGTATCGGCTGATAGGATTTGCGCTAATGTACGTGAGGACACCTTGCTTGTATCAGTCATGCACGTCAACAACGAGACAGGTGCGATTCAGCCCATAGGTGAAATCAGCGAACAATTGAAAGGGCGTTCAGCTTTCTTCCATGTGGATGCGGCTCAGGGTTTTGGCAAAGAAATTCCAACCCTAAAAAACCCACGAATTGATCTAATTAGTATTAGCGGTCACAAAATCTACGCTCCTAAGGGAGTAGGTGCCCTAATCGCCCGCCGCCGCGGGTACAACCGCCTTCCCATTCGGCCGCTTATGTTTGGCGGCGGCCAAGAACGTGGACTCCGGCCGGGCACGTTACCTGTACATCTTCTTGCGGGCCTTGGCCTTGCCTCAGAGTTGGCAGCAAAGAACTGGCAGAAACGGATTACGCATTGCGAAGAATTCAAACAACACTTACTTACTGAACTTTTGCCACTTAATCCAAGGATCAATGGCGTTGCGGAAAGTACGATGCCGAACGCCATCAATTTATCGTTCCCAGGTATCGACTCAGAAGCCCTAATGGTTGCGCTTAAATCCAATATGGCGATCTCAAATGGTTCTGCATGTACATCACATAGCTATCAACCTAGTCACGTTCTCAAGGCAATGGGGCTAAAGGAAGACGAAATAAAGGGAGCGATACGAATTTCGTGGTGCCATATGTCTGAACATCCAGACTGGACTCAAGTAAAATTGCTTATTCAGTCCTATTTTGATTAG